The region GGACCACCTTCGCCTCCGTCACGCCGATGATCCTCATCGGCGAGGCCCACGGCCTTCAGGGCATCTACGGCTCAATCATCGTGGCCGGGCTGCTGACGGTGCTCGCCGCCCCCTACTTCTCCAAGCTGCTCAAGCTCTTCCCGCCGGTCGTGGCGGGCTCGGTAATCACCGTCATCGGGATCTCGCTGATGCCCGTGGCCATAAACTGGGCCGCCGGGGGGGCAGGCAGCGAGGGCTTCGGCAGCCCGGGCAACATCGGGATGGCCTTCGCGGTCCTCCTCGTCATCCTGGCGATCACCCGCATCTTCCGGGGCTTCGTGGGCAGGATAGCCGTCCTGCTCGGGCTGGTCATCGGCACGGCGGCGGCCGCCGCCCTGGGGATGGCGGACTTCGGGACGGTCGGCGAGGCCGCCTGGGTCCGCGCCAACCTCCCCTTCCACTTCGGGCCGCCGGAGTTCTACCTGATCCCCATCATCTCCATGACCCTCGTGATGCTCATCGTCATGGTCGAGACCACCGCCGACATCCTCGCCATCGGCGAGATCACGGAGAAGCGGATACGCCCGGACGACGTGGCGCGGGGGCTGCGGGCCGACGGGCTCTCCACCGCGGTGGCGGGCGCCTTCAACGCCTTCCCCTTCACCGCCTTCGCCCAGAACGTCGGCCTCGTCCGGTTCTCCGGGGTGAAGAGCCGGTTCGTGGTGGCGACCGGGGGCGTCATCCTGCTGCTCATGGGCTTCTTCCCCAAGCTCGCGGCGCTCGTGGCCTCCATCCCGCTGCCGGTGCTCGGCGGGGCGGGGCTGGTGCTCTTCGGCACCGTCGCGGCGGCGGGGATACAGACCCTCTCCCGGGTCGACCTCACCGACAACCGCAACCTGATCATCGTGGCCGTCAGCGTGGCCTTCGGGATAATCCCGGCCGCCGTCCCGGACTTCTACGACGGCTTCCCGGAGGCGGTGCGCATGATCTTCGAGAGCGGGATCACGGCGGCGAGCGTGGCGGCCATAGTGCTGAACCTCGCCTTCAACATCCTGGGCCGCCGGGAGCCGGAGCCGGCCTCCACCGCCGACGCCGCCACCCACGCCCCGGAGCCGGAGGAGGTGCTCTAGGTTGGCCCGCATCTCGCCCGAGGAGGTGGACGCGCTCTCCAGGGAGGAGTTCGTGCGGCTCTTCGGCGGGGTGTACGAGCGCTCGCCGTGGGCGGCCGAGGCGGCGTGGGAGGAGCGCCCCTTCGGCGGCCTCGAGGGCCTGGAGGAGGCGCTGGAGCGGGCGGTGCGCCGGGCGCCCGAAGAGCGGCGGCGCGCGCTCATAGAGGCCCACCCCGACCTCGCGGGCAGGGCCGCCGCGGCCGGCGAGATCACGCGCGAGTCCGCCCGCGAGCAGTCCTCGGCCGGCCTGGACAGGCTCACCCCGGAGGAGCACGCGCGCTTCGCCCGGATAAACCGCGAGTACCGAAAGCGCTTCGGCATCCCGTTCATCGTGTGCGTCCGGGAGCACACGAAGGAGTCGATCCTCGCCGAGGCCGAGCGCCGCCTCGCCAGCACCCGCGAGCGGGAGCTCGAGACGGCGCTGGACGAGATCTGCAAGATAGCCCGCCACCGGCTGCGGGAGCTGGTCGGGCCGGCAGGCCAAGAGAACGGAACGTAGTCCCCACGTAGAGAGAGGAGCCGCCACAGAGAGATGGGATTCCCCCGGATAACGCTGGAGCTGCCCGGATGGGTGGAGGAGCTCGTCGAGAGCAGGGGCCGCGTCTACCCCTCCGTGGAGGACAGGATGCGCCTCGCCGTGGAGCTCTCGCGGCTCAACGTCGAGCACCGCACCGGCGGGCCCTTCGGGGCGGCCATCTTCGAGGAGGAGAGCGGGAGGCTGCTCGCCCCCGGCGTCAACCTCGTGGTCCCCTCCAGCTGCTCCGTCGCCCACGCCGAGGTCGTCGCCATAATGGTCGCCCAGAGGAGCCTGGGGCACTTCGACCTCGGCGGCCCCGGCATGCCGCGCTACCAGCTCTTCGCCAGCACCGAGCCGTGCGCCATGTGCTTCGGGGCCACCACTTGGTCGGGGGTCAGGAGCCTGGTCTGCGGCGCCCGGGACGAGGACGCCCGGGCGGTGGGCTTCGACGAGGGGGCCAAGGTGGAGCGTTGGATCTCGGCGCTCGAGGAGCGGGGCATCTCCGTCCGACGGGACGTGCTGCGCGAGGAGGCCGCCGCGGTGCTCCGCCGCTACGCCGAGGGAGAGAACGTGATCTACAACGCCCGGCAGGGCAGCTAGGGAAGGGAGGGAGAGGATGACCGACACCGCCAGCAAGACCTCCGGCAGGAGGATCGTGCTCGGCCACACCAACTACGGCAAGTCAGACATCCGGCTGGTCAAGGTGTTCCGCAACCCGGGGCGGCACGAGATCAAGGAGCTGCGCGTGGACGTCTCCCAGGAGGGAGACTTCGCCGCCGCCCACGTGGAGGGGGACAACACCGGCCTCATGGCCACCGACACGATGCGCAACACGGTCTACGCGCTGGCCAGGGACCGCCTGACCGGGAGCGCCGAGGCCTTCGGGGTGGAGCTGGTGCGCCACTTCCTCGAGGCCGCGCCCCGGGCGAACCGCGTCCGCGTGAGCATGGTCGAGCACCTCTGGGAGCGCATCGAGGCCGGCGGGAAGCCGCACGAGCACTCCTTCGTCCGGGCCGCCGGGGAGCGCACGGCCGAGGTGGTCGGCGACGAGGAGGGCAACTTCAGCGTCGAGGCCGGCATAGACGACCTCCTGGTCCTCAAGACCACCAACTCCGGCTGGGCGGGCTTTCTGCGCGACCGGTTCACCACCCTGCCGGAGACGGACGACAGGATCCTCTCCACCGTCGTGACCTCCCGCTGGTCCTACGGCGGCGCCACCGACCTGGACTTCGACCGGCTGTGGGAGGGGATCCGCCGGCGCATCCTGGAGACCTTCACCGACCACTACAGCCCCTCCGTCCAGTTCACCCTCCACCGCATGGGACGGGCGGTGCTGGAGAGCTTCCCGGAGGTGGAGCGCATCCACTTCTCGCTGCCCAACCGCCACCACCTCCTCTACGACCTGGAGCGCTTCGGGATGGAGAACCCCGGCGAGGTCTTCCACGCCGACGCCGAGCCCTACGGCCTGATCGAAGGGACCGTGGAGAGGTCCGCCTCTTGAGCGGCTACCTCACCACCCACGTCCTCGACACCGCCCGCGGCCGCCCGGCGGCGGGCCTCGAGGTGGAGCTCTTCCGCCTCGCGGACGGAGAGCGAAGGCTCCTCAAGGCCACGAAGACCAACGCCGACGGGCGCACCGACGAGCCCCTCCTGGAGGGGGAGCGCTTCGCGCGCGGCACCTACGAGCTCGTCTTCCACCTCGGCGGGCACTTCGGGGAGGCCGGCTTCCTGGACGAGGTCCCGGTGCGCTTCACCGTCGAGCGCCCGGAGGAGCACTACCACGTGCCGCTCCTCGTCTCCCCCTACTCGTACACCACCTACCGGGGGAGCTAGGTGTCGGCCTTCGACCTCATCGTGCGGGGAGGGACGGTGGTGCGCGGCGGCTGCGAGGTGGCCGACGTAGGCGTCGCGGATGGTGTGATCTCCGCTGTCGGCCCCGACCTCGAGGGGGGCGCCCGCGAGGAGATAGACGCCCGCGGGCTCCTCGTCCTCCCCGGCGCGATCGACGCCCACGTCCACTTCAACGAGCCCGGGCGCACGCGCTGGGAGGGGTTCGCGAGCGGCACCCGCGCGCTCGCCGCCGGGGGGACGACCCTCTGCGTCGAGATGCCGCTCAACGCCCACCCCCCCACCACCGACGGCGAGAGCTTCGACCTCAAGCTCGCCGCCGCAAAGGCCTCGGCCCACGTGGACTTCGCGCTGTGGGGCGGGATCGTGCCGGGCAGGGTGGGGCGGATGGAGGAGCTCGCCGGGCGCGGGGTCGCGGGGTTCAAGGCGTTCATGTCCGCCACCGGCACCCCCGACTTCGAGGCCGCGGACGACCTCACCCTCTACGAGGGGATGCAGGAGGCCGCGCGTCTCGGCCTCCCCGTCCTCGTCCACGCGGAGAACCGCCAGATCACCGACGCCCTCGCCCGCCGGGCGACCTCAGCCCTGCGCACCACGATGCGCGACTACCTCGCCTCCCGGCCCGCCGTAGCCGAGCTCGAGGCGATAGGGCGCGCGATCCTCCTCGCCTCCGAGGCCGGCTGCTCGCTGCACATCGTCCACGTGAGCACCGGGCGGGGGGTCGCCCTGGTCGCCGCGGCGCGAGAGCGGGGGGTGGACGTCACCTGCGAGACCTGCCCGCACTACCTCCTGTTCACCGACGAGGACGCCGTGCGGATCGGGGCCGCCGCCAAGTGCGCCCCGCCGCTGCGCCCCCGCGAGGAGGTGGAGTCCCTGTGGGAGCAGGTGCTCGCAGGAAACGTCGCGTTCGTGACCTCCGACCACTCCCCCTGCCCGCCGGACATGAAGGCCGGGGAGGACATGTTCCGGGCCTGGGGCGGGATCTCCGGCTGCCAGTCGCTCCTCCCGGCCCTCCTCGACGAGGGGTATCACGGGCGGGGGCTCCCGCCGGAGCGGCTGGCGGAGCTGCTCTCTGCCAACGTGGCCCGCCGCTTCGGCTTCGCCGGGAAGGGTGGGATCGAGGAGGGAAACGACGCCGACCTCGCGCTCGTGGACCCCTCGGGGGAGCACGTGCTGCGCGAGGAGGACCTCCACTACCGCCACCCGATCAGCCCGTACGTCGGGAGGAGCTTCCGGGGGCGGGTGGTGCGGACGATCCTGCGCGGGAGGACCGTCTTCGAGGGCGGGAGGGTCGTCTCGGGGCCGGCCGGAAGGTTCGTAAGACCGCAAAGAGAGAAAGGAGAGCGATGAGCGACGTCAGGATCACGGTGGGGCCCTACGAGTTCCTCGCCCGCTGGGAGGGCG is a window of Rubrobacter xylanophilus DSM 9941 DNA encoding:
- the uraD gene encoding 2-oxo-4-hydroxy-4-carboxy-5-ureidoimidazoline decarboxylase, giving the protein MARISPEEVDALSREEFVRLFGGVYERSPWAAEAAWEERPFGGLEGLEEALERAVRRAPEERRRALIEAHPDLAGRAAAAGEITRESAREQSSAGLDRLTPEEHARFARINREYRKRFGIPFIVCVREHTKESILAEAERRLASTRERELETALDEICKIARHRLRELVGPAGQENGT
- the uraH gene encoding hydroxyisourate hydrolase, which translates into the protein MSGYLTTHVLDTARGRPAAGLEVELFRLADGERRLLKATKTNADGRTDEPLLEGERFARGTYELVFHLGGHFGEAGFLDEVPVRFTVERPEEHYHVPLLVSPYSYTTYRGS
- a CDS encoding nucleobase:cation symporter-2 family protein; this encodes MAEQTRREGGVHPVDRVLPPGRMIAYGLQHVLAMYAGIVAVPLILATAIGLPQEQVVYIINASFFMCGVATLLQAVGVWKFGARLPIVQGTTFASVTPMILIGEAHGLQGIYGSIIVAGLLTVLAAPYFSKLLKLFPPVVAGSVITVIGISLMPVAINWAAGGAGSEGFGSPGNIGMAFAVLLVILAITRIFRGFVGRIAVLLGLVIGTAAAAALGMADFGTVGEAAWVRANLPFHFGPPEFYLIPIISMTLVMLIVMVETTADILAIGEITEKRIRPDDVARGLRADGLSTAVAGAFNAFPFTAFAQNVGLVRFSGVKSRFVVATGGVILLLMGFFPKLAALVASIPLPVLGGAGLVLFGTVAAAGIQTLSRVDLTDNRNLIIVAVSVAFGIIPAAVPDFYDGFPEAVRMIFESGITAASVAAIVLNLAFNILGRREPEPASTADAATHAPEPEEVL
- the pucL gene encoding factor-independent urate hydroxylase; protein product: MTDTASKTSGRRIVLGHTNYGKSDIRLVKVFRNPGRHEIKELRVDVSQEGDFAAAHVEGDNTGLMATDTMRNTVYALARDRLTGSAEAFGVELVRHFLEAAPRANRVRVSMVEHLWERIEAGGKPHEHSFVRAAGERTAEVVGDEEGNFSVEAGIDDLLVLKTTNSGWAGFLRDRFTTLPETDDRILSTVVTSRWSYGGATDLDFDRLWEGIRRRILETFTDHYSPSVQFTLHRMGRAVLESFPEVERIHFSLPNRHHLLYDLERFGMENPGEVFHADAEPYGLIEGTVERSAS
- the allB gene encoding allantoinase AllB, yielding MSAFDLIVRGGTVVRGGCEVADVGVADGVISAVGPDLEGGAREEIDARGLLVLPGAIDAHVHFNEPGRTRWEGFASGTRALAAGGTTLCVEMPLNAHPPTTDGESFDLKLAAAKASAHVDFALWGGIVPGRVGRMEELAGRGVAGFKAFMSATGTPDFEAADDLTLYEGMQEAARLGLPVLVHAENRQITDALARRATSALRTTMRDYLASRPAVAELEAIGRAILLASEAGCSLHIVHVSTGRGVALVAAARERGVDVTCETCPHYLLFTDEDAVRIGAAAKCAPPLRPREEVESLWEQVLAGNVAFVTSDHSPCPPDMKAGEDMFRAWGGISGCQSLLPALLDEGYHGRGLPPERLAELLSANVARRFGFAGKGGIEEGNDADLALVDPSGEHVLREEDLHYRHPISPYVGRSFRGRVVRTILRGRTVFEGGRVVSGPAGRFVRPQREKGER
- a CDS encoding nucleoside deaminase; this translates as MGFPRITLELPGWVEELVESRGRVYPSVEDRMRLAVELSRLNVEHRTGGPFGAAIFEEESGRLLAPGVNLVVPSSCSVAHAEVVAIMVAQRSLGHFDLGGPGMPRYQLFASTEPCAMCFGATTWSGVRSLVCGARDEDARAVGFDEGAKVERWISALEERGISVRRDVLREEAAAVLRRYAEGENVIYNARQGS